Proteins encoded within one genomic window of Thermodesulfobium sp. 4217-1:
- a CDS encoding MFS transporter, which produces MSVLDNLKKKSMIFIVLIGTVSLFSDMTYEGARSISGQYLEILGASAAVVGFIGGLGELLGYAIRYFSGRIADKTHKYWSLTIFGYFINLLSVPLIALFPHWQWAIFPMVFERIGKGIRVPPKDAMLSFATKSVGRGWGFGIHEFLDQLGAVSGPIFVALILFLLGENNFRYAFSFLIIPAACAIGILFFSRFLYPVPSKLEVKLVELDSKGLPKLFWIYCFCVLGFAVGFLDFVLIAFHLEKTKLIAQPMIPLLYAFTMGVDGVSALVFGRLFDKNGFIALLFAIIISVFANPLIFLTSSVYLIVIGMTCWGLGLGALESIVRAAVANIVPVSKRGSAFGIFNTLLGVFWFVGSFACGILYTIAPIYLVIFSVTAQLFSIASFLYFRNSLRV; this is translated from the coding sequence GTGAGCGTCTTGGATAACCTGAAGAAGAAATCTATGATATTTATAGTTCTCATAGGCACGGTAAGCCTATTTTCAGATATGACATACGAGGGCGCCAGATCTATCTCAGGCCAATATCTGGAGATTTTGGGCGCTAGTGCAGCGGTGGTAGGATTCATCGGCGGATTAGGCGAGCTTTTGGGATATGCTATTAGATATTTTTCGGGAAGAATTGCTGACAAAACTCACAAATACTGGTCGTTAACTATTTTTGGATACTTTATAAACCTTCTGTCAGTCCCCTTGATAGCGCTTTTTCCCCATTGGCAGTGGGCAATATTCCCAATGGTATTTGAAAGAATTGGAAAGGGTATCAGAGTCCCACCAAAGGATGCAATGCTCTCATTTGCCACAAAGTCAGTCGGGCGCGGATGGGGTTTTGGGATTCATGAATTTCTCGATCAATTAGGCGCCGTTAGCGGCCCTATCTTCGTCGCGCTAATTCTCTTTCTTTTGGGAGAGAACAATTTTCGATATGCGTTCTCATTTCTCATAATACCCGCAGCCTGTGCCATCGGAATACTTTTTTTCTCAAGATTCCTATATCCAGTTCCATCAAAATTAGAAGTAAAGTTGGTAGAGCTTGACTCAAAGGGCTTGCCAAAGCTTTTCTGGATATATTGCTTTTGCGTATTAGGCTTTGCAGTTGGATTCTTGGACTTCGTCTTGATAGCTTTTCACCTTGAAAAGACAAAGTTAATAGCCCAACCTATGATACCCCTACTCTACGCCTTTACAATGGGAGTAGATGGAGTGAGCGCCCTTGTGTTTGGCAGGCTATTTGATAAAAACGGCTTTATAGCACTTCTCTTTGCAATTATAATATCTGTTTTCGCAAATCCCCTTATATTTCTTACAAGCTCAGTCTACCTAATAGTAATTGGAATGACTTGCTGGGGATTAGGGCTGGGCGCGCTTGAGTCCATTGTTAGAGCTGCAGTAGCAAATATAGTCCCAGTTAGCAAAAGAGGGAGCGCATTTGGCATATTTAATACGTTGTTAGGCGTATTTTGGTTCGTTGGCAGCTTTGCCTGCGGAATTTTGTACACTATTGCACCAATATATCTTGTAATCTTCTCGGTAACCGCACAGCTCTTCTCGATAGCAAGCTTTTTATACTTTAGAAATAGCCTGAGGGTATAG
- the kdsB gene encoding 3-deoxy-manno-octulosonate cytidylyltransferase has protein sequence MHKILGVIPSRLGSTRLPEKPLRKILNKPMIQWVYEGASKSKLLSDLVIATDSESIAEAASTFGAKAIITSKSCASGTDRVAEVARMLTDYDIVVNVQGDEPMVNDVVIDALIEPFSDEDVNMTSLMTPIEPGEESDPGAVKVVCKKNNDALYFSRCTIPFDRDGCKVARYKHLGFYAYRRDFLLKLSNMMPTPLEKAECLEQLRVLENGFSIRMSLISFSTKSVDTIEDLMEVERILRGS, from the coding sequence ATGCATAAAATTTTAGGGGTAATTCCTTCGCGATTGGGATCTACCAGATTGCCCGAGAAGCCATTGAGGAAAATTTTAAACAAGCCAATGATCCAGTGGGTGTACGAGGGCGCATCTAAAAGCAAGCTATTGTCTGATTTGGTTATTGCTACAGATTCAGAATCTATAGCTGAGGCGGCATCTACTTTTGGAGCAAAGGCGATAATCACTTCAAAGTCTTGTGCGAGCGGAACAGACAGAGTGGCTGAGGTTGCAAGGATGCTAACCGATTACGACATTGTGGTGAACGTTCAGGGCGATGAGCCAATGGTAAATGACGTTGTGATAGACGCTCTCATAGAGCCATTTTCTGATGAAGATGTGAATATGACTTCCCTGATGACGCCTATTGAGCCAGGTGAAGAGTCAGATCCTGGTGCGGTGAAGGTGGTCTGCAAGAAGAATAATGATGCTCTGTACTTTTCAAGGTGCACTATTCCATTTGACAGGGATGGCTGCAAAGTAGCAAGATATAAGCATCTGGGATTCTACGCTTACAGGAGAGATTTTTTATTGAAGCTCTCTAATATGATGCCTACTCCTTTGGAAAAGGCAGAGTGCTTAGAGCAGCTCAGAGTTCTGGAAAATGGCTTCTCTATCCGGATGAGCCTAATCTCTTTTAGCACAAAGAGCGTGGATACCATAGAGGATCTTATGGAGGTAGAAAGGATATTGAGAGGGAGTTGA
- a CDS encoding glycosyltransferase family 9 protein, with translation MNKTDLRDIKKIGVIVGNPGLGDLLFSYPLFSNIRRSFPGAEVYFIGNLRDYTKSLVLRSKNIDDIIYYEEYKVQKIPDDLLYFFLNYRKEKFDLVFDLQRHFLITSLTKFSGVKVFQSFSMKQVFSTFKADDTLRRKEHNALHHMRLLEPLGIKPELICEMDLLEIDFQRPKSFLRENNIDKFVSIVASSGYELKNWSGENYSQIIDFLYENFGFQSVLIGSKQDSAVLTKILNATKNAIILPDDFKIEETAALLRLSETTVGNDSGPLHLASFQNIPVIGLYGSTNPNLCGPLGKKSTVIRTNATCAPCSLYSCPYNKKCIDFISVEDVKEAISKILKLK, from the coding sequence TTGAACAAGACAGATCTTAGAGATATAAAAAAAATAGGCGTAATAGTAGGAAATCCAGGCTTAGGAGATCTACTGTTCTCTTATCCTCTTTTCTCTAATATAAGAAGAAGCTTTCCTGGGGCTGAAGTGTATTTTATCGGTAATCTGAGAGATTACACAAAGTCATTGGTCTTGCGATCTAAAAATATTGATGACATAATTTACTATGAAGAGTATAAGGTCCAAAAAATTCCTGATGACCTTCTGTACTTTTTTCTTAACTACAGAAAAGAAAAGTTTGATCTGGTATTCGATCTGCAGAGGCATTTTCTGATAACGTCCTTAACCAAGTTTTCAGGGGTTAAGGTATTTCAGAGCTTCTCTATGAAGCAGGTCTTTTCGACCTTCAAGGCTGACGACACCCTCAGGAGAAAAGAGCACAATGCTTTGCACCACATGAGACTTTTAGAGCCTTTAGGCATAAAGCCCGAGCTTATTTGCGAGATGGACTTACTTGAGATAGATTTCCAAAGGCCAAAGAGCTTTCTGAGAGAAAACAATATAGATAAGTTCGTATCTATCGTAGCCTCTTCTGGATATGAACTGAAGAATTGGTCGGGTGAGAACTACTCCCAGATTATAGACTTTCTGTATGAAAACTTTGGCTTCCAGTCAGTCTTGATAGGCTCCAAGCAGGATAGTGCAGTTTTGACTAAAATACTTAACGCTACAAAAAATGCAATTATTTTGCCAGATGACTTTAAGATTGAAGAAACTGCTGCCCTTCTAAGACTTTCTGAGACCACAGTGGGCAATGATTCTGGACCGCTGCATTTGGCATCATTTCAAAATATACCAGTTATTGGCCTTTATGGATCTACCAATCCAAATCTCTGCGGCCCATTGGGCAAAAAGTCTACCGTGATAAGGACCAATGCTACCTGTGCGCCGTGCTCTCTTTATTCGTGCCCGTATAACAAAAAGTGTATAGACTTTATCAGTGTGGAAGACGTGAAAGAGGCAATTTCGAAAATTTTAAAGCTAAAATAA
- the lpxK gene encoding tetraacyldisaccharide 4'-kinase has product MSLYERLSSYWTKCVKNNKNKIFLSFLLLLSYIYRAFMLRRRNKILAMPKKKFSARVVGVGNIVLGGTGKTPLAIWLAKKNLEKGLKVGVVFRGYAGEARGTLTVSDGKNILSSPYVAGDEAYLVSKKVPDAIVIVDRIKERAIEFLQNKYDCDMVILDDSFQYWSIEKDLDIVTIDAINPWGCGYIFPRGFLREPKESLARANMVVISRFNLISNSDLESLTKEIKDINPSVKIMLMKYTPKKLVDMSLYKDYNINILKGKRVFAFCGIGNPDSFFLTCKNLGINIVSSMTFSDHARYDQEDAMEIVNRAKRFNVDAFLTTEKDIVKFSFLNRVNFLLYALSIEAEIFSEGGADA; this is encoded by the coding sequence ATGTCTTTGTATGAGAGGCTCTCTTCTTATTGGACGAAGTGCGTAAAGAACAACAAGAATAAGATATTTTTATCTTTTTTGTTGCTTTTGAGCTATATATACAGGGCATTTATGCTAAGGAGAAGGAACAAGATTCTGGCAATGCCAAAAAAGAAATTTAGTGCGAGGGTGGTTGGAGTTGGGAATATAGTTCTTGGCGGCACGGGGAAAACTCCTCTGGCGATATGGCTTGCAAAGAAAAATTTAGAAAAGGGCTTGAAAGTAGGCGTAGTCTTCAGGGGATATGCAGGAGAGGCAAGGGGCACTTTGACCGTTAGCGATGGCAAAAACATCTTGTCTTCGCCTTATGTGGCGGGAGATGAGGCTTATCTGGTTTCAAAAAAGGTGCCCGACGCTATAGTCATTGTGGACAGGATAAAGGAAAGGGCTATTGAATTTCTTCAAAATAAATATGATTGCGATATGGTAATATTGGACGATTCTTTTCAATATTGGAGTATCGAAAAAGACCTGGATATCGTGACCATTGATGCTATTAACCCGTGGGGCTGCGGATATATATTTCCAAGGGGATTTCTGAGAGAGCCGAAAGAATCTCTTGCAAGGGCGAATATGGTAGTAATATCAAGGTTTAATCTTATATCAAACAGTGATTTGGAAAGTCTGACGAAGGAGATAAAGGACATCAACCCAAGCGTAAAGATAATGCTGATGAAATATACGCCAAAAAAGCTGGTAGATATGTCTTTGTATAAAGATTACAATATAAACATTTTAAAGGGTAAAAGAGTCTTTGCTTTTTGCGGTATTGGCAATCCTGATAGCTTTTTTCTTACCTGCAAGAATCTTGGGATAAATATAGTGAGTTCTATGACCTTTTCAGATCATGCCCGATACGATCAGGAAGACGCCATGGAGATTGTTAACAGGGCAAAGAGATTTAATGTTGACGCTTTTTTGACTACCGAAAAAGATATAGTAAAGTTTAGCTTTTTAAACAGAGTAAACTTTTTGCTATATGCTCTGTCAATTGAAGCAGAAATATTTTCAGAGGGTGGTGCTGATGCATAA
- a CDS encoding ABC transporter ATP-binding protein yields MRPYIKLFFLALAFMCMVSAIMIAIPWTLKVLVDSALIKKDAFVLNILALSMIGLYFVKGILSFCQNYLMVYITNSVISDIREQFFSHMQLMPLEFFKKHTTGELMSRLTNDTFILQQVFSTGLVSLVLDTLTLVGVVCFIFYIDWKLTMATIFILPLAFLAVQKFGRRLKSVSYRIQERSADVFAVLQEVLSSIKIVHGFATYEKESDRFKRINRESVKAVLKAGRLNAIYTPVMELLGAMGIAAVFWYGGYRVINGHMTIGDLMAFIGYIGIITTPVRRMGSNLGNIQQAMAAAHRIFSVLDIEPNVRDKEDAIEIEEIKGEVEFDDVWFKYPDEEEYILKGLNLKVMPGQVFAIVGPSGAGKTTIIDLVMRFYDPQKGSVKIDGHDVRDLSIRSLRRHLGLVPQDVILFNTTISENISYGKTGASSEDIIWAARISNAHEFIGKMEKGYDTILGERGVRFSGGERQRISIARAVIKNPKIFLLDEATSNLDASSESQFQEALKRVLKGRTTIIVAHRLSTVIFADRILYLENGKIVEEGTHSELMSKENGKYRLLFELQTKENIFATL; encoded by the coding sequence TTGAGACCATATATAAAGCTCTTTTTCTTGGCTTTAGCTTTTATGTGTATGGTATCAGCAATTATGATAGCAATTCCTTGGACTTTGAAGGTTCTGGTGGATTCTGCGCTAATCAAGAAAGACGCCTTTGTTTTAAATATTCTGGCACTGTCTATGATAGGCCTTTATTTTGTAAAAGGCATATTGAGTTTTTGTCAGAATTATCTAATGGTTTATATTACCAATAGCGTTATATCTGACATTAGAGAGCAGTTTTTTTCTCATATGCAGCTGATGCCTCTGGAATTTTTTAAAAAACACACTACTGGTGAGCTGATGTCCAGACTGACCAACGATACCTTTATATTGCAGCAGGTTTTTTCAACGGGACTGGTAAGCTTGGTTTTAGATACTCTAACTTTGGTAGGCGTTGTATGCTTCATATTTTACATAGACTGGAAGCTGACAATGGCTACGATATTTATTTTGCCTCTTGCGTTTCTGGCCGTGCAAAAGTTTGGCAGGAGGTTGAAAAGTGTCAGCTACAGAATCCAGGAGAGATCTGCTGACGTTTTTGCGGTATTGCAAGAGGTTCTGTCTTCTATAAAGATTGTTCACGGATTTGCAACCTATGAGAAAGAAAGCGATCGGTTTAAAAGGATAAATAGAGAATCTGTAAAGGCAGTCTTGAAGGCTGGCAGGTTGAACGCAATCTATACTCCTGTAATGGAGTTATTGGGAGCAATGGGCATAGCTGCTGTTTTCTGGTATGGAGGCTATAGGGTTATAAATGGTCATATGACTATAGGAGACCTTATGGCCTTTATTGGATATATAGGCATCATCACTACTCCTGTAAGGAGGATGGGCTCAAATCTGGGTAACATTCAACAAGCTATGGCTGCGGCACACAGAATATTTTCTGTTCTTGATATAGAGCCAAATGTTAGGGACAAAGAGGATGCAATTGAGATTGAAGAGATAAAGGGTGAGGTTGAATTTGACGATGTGTGGTTCAAGTATCCCGATGAAGAAGAATATATCCTAAAAGGGCTGAACCTTAAAGTAATGCCTGGTCAAGTTTTTGCAATTGTTGGGCCTTCTGGCGCTGGGAAGACTACCATAATCGATCTGGTAATGAGGTTCTATGATCCCCAAAAGGGGAGCGTAAAGATTGATGGCCATGATGTGAGAGATTTGTCTATAAGGTCTCTGAGAAGGCACCTTGGGCTTGTGCCTCAAGACGTGATACTCTTTAACACTACAATTTCTGAAAATATCTCCTATGGTAAGACTGGCGCTAGTTCAGAAGACATAATATGGGCTGCAAGGATATCGAATGCCCATGAATTTATAGGCAAGATGGAAAAGGGCTACGACACGATCCTTGGGGAAAGGGGAGTAAGATTTTCCGGCGGTGAGAGACAGAGAATTTCTATTGCGCGCGCAGTGATAAAGAACCCAAAGATATTTCTATTGGATGAGGCTACATCCAACCTTGATGCCTCTTCTGAATCTCAATTTCAAGAGGCGCTGAAGAGAGTTCTGAAGGGTAGAACTACCATAATAGTTGCGCACAGACTGTCTACCGTCATATTTGCTGACAGGATACTCTATCTGGAAAATGGAAAGATAGTCGAAGAGGGCACGCATAGCGAGTTGATGAGCAAAGAAAATGGAAAGTATAGATTGTTGTTCGAACTCCAAACAAAAGAAAATATCTTTGCCACCCTATGA
- a CDS encoding metalloregulator ArsR/SmtB family transcription factor produces MNLDQVLKVSNALANESRFKILQSISSNPKISCTEVIKSLDITQPAVSHHLKILNDAGLIEINRKGQYGLCSLDDSVIDDYVKSLQKLFMKK; encoded by the coding sequence TTGAACTTAGATCAAGTTCTTAAAGTTTCTAACGCACTGGCAAACGAATCAAGATTTAAGATTCTTCAATCAATTTCTTCAAACCCGAAAATTTCTTGTACTGAGGTGATCAAGTCGCTCGATATTACTCAGCCGGCTGTATCCCATCATCTGAAGATATTAAACGATGCTGGGTTGATAGAAATTAACAGAAAGGGACAATATGGGCTTTGCTCTTTGGACGATTCCGTTATTGACGATTACGTAAAGTCACTCCAGAAATTATTTATGAAAAAATAG
- a CDS encoding nucleotidyltransferase domain-containing protein, with translation MPDVKALRLTKEEIDIIEKTIKYYDPTAEVVIFGSRTDMEKKGGDIDILVVSEKIDFDVRRKIRVDLILAFGDRKIDLVVTDKPEKSDFTKICYKYGVKL, from the coding sequence ATGCCTGATGTTAAAGCACTTCGTCTGACAAAAGAAGAGATAGATATTATTGAAAAAACCATAAAATACTATGATCCAACCGCAGAGGTTGTCATATTTGGCAGCAGGACTGATATGGAGAAAAAAGGCGGGGATATAGACATCTTGGTGGTTTCTGAGAAAATTGATTTCGATGTCAGAAGGAAGATAAGAGTGGATCTGATTTTGGCATTTGGCGATAGGAAGATAGATCTTGTAGTTACAGATAAGCCCGAAAAATCAGATTTTACAAAGATATGTTATAAATATGGTGTAAAACTATGA
- a CDS encoding tetratricopeptide repeat protein, whose translation MNIRIFLLIYNVICALWGVSFFLLFSRLDRVIDNSSFHRFRYFLHQLPPLSLIILAICITIYILERIRIIFFEKETRGFIINKKDHRFLKILHYFFILFTIILLLFDIYDIFSNKLPWHTIFNMIDSPSMILVSLIISFFILKWLEAQSVKAVSAESAGNSEIFKNLMLVRKGQDLARAYFNLGNIYFENKNLPKALQYLKKACKFGNKDACDKLKDLSSEEIKRDLRKEDA comes from the coding sequence GTGAATATTAGAATTTTTTTGTTGATTTATAACGTTATCTGCGCGCTCTGGGGAGTATCATTTTTTCTTTTGTTCAGCAGGCTCGATAGGGTCATAGACAACTCTTCTTTTCACAGGTTTAGATATTTTCTACATCAGCTACCGCCATTAAGCTTGATAATCTTAGCGATATGTATAACCATATATATTCTTGAGAGAATTCGTATCATTTTTTTTGAAAAAGAAACAAGGGGCTTTATAATAAATAAAAAGGATCACAGATTTTTAAAGATTTTGCACTACTTCTTTATACTCTTTACAATAATTCTTTTGCTATTCGACATATATGACATATTTTCCAATAAACTTCCCTGGCACACGATATTCAATATGATAGACTCTCCTTCTATGATCCTGGTCTCCTTAATAATCAGCTTCTTTATTCTGAAATGGCTGGAGGCCCAAAGCGTGAAGGCTGTATCAGCTGAGTCGGCTGGAAACAGCGAGATTTTTAAAAATCTAATGCTTGTGAGAAAGGGTCAGGACCTTGCAAGGGCATATTTTAATCTGGGAAACATATACTTTGAGAACAAAAATCTCCCTAAGGCACTGCAATACCTTAAAAAAGCCTGTAAATTTGGGAATAAAGATGCATGCGACAAGCTAAAGGATTTATCTTCTGAAGAAATCAAAAGAGATTTGAGAAAAGAAGATGCCTGA
- a CDS encoding glycosyltransferase N-terminal domain-containing protein, giving the protein MKIYDFLLLFASTYVVLKSFSDIGYKKTIKYRFSISQDEEVFKNFKNQQKDSDFKGLWIHAASVGEVLGAINLIDKIRSEYKNYPIFLTVTNYAALELVKEKYPYINVRISPLDFSWLISKLCKILQVPNIIIVEAEYWPNLIYIFSEKGRIFHVSTRFSAKALNRYKGFNFFFNNVFERISAFFAKTGDDRDNLIKYGINKDLIFTVGDIKAVQNYGSPPSKENVFDLVAGSTHSGEESVLIDLYLRFNKGISIAIAPRHLSRINEIIDEMKRKGVEYLLWSENKESIKVNKDLKSIVLIDTMGELSDIYALGKIGFVGGTLEKIGGHNLFEPAISSRPVLFGRYYQRQSFMAESLLRLDKDNPNNSHKGAFVVESVDQFYDLVKYLIQDDNWLEEGRAARRKFQYASNSLDRTYSLLKDKFNVFV; this is encoded by the coding sequence TTGAAAATATATGACTTCTTATTGCTGTTTGCGTCAACATACGTAGTCTTAAAATCTTTTTCTGACATCGGCTATAAGAAGACTATTAAATATAGGTTTAGCATCTCTCAAGATGAAGAGGTTTTTAAAAATTTTAAAAATCAGCAAAAAGACAGCGATTTCAAGGGATTGTGGATTCATGCTGCTTCTGTTGGGGAGGTATTGGGGGCTATCAATCTTATTGACAAAATAAGATCAGAGTATAAAAATTACCCAATATTTCTTACAGTGACCAATTACGCTGCCCTTGAATTAGTCAAAGAAAAATATCCATATATAAACGTCAGAATATCCCCTCTTGATTTTAGCTGGCTAATTTCAAAGCTCTGTAAGATACTTCAGGTTCCAAATATTATTATAGTTGAGGCAGAGTATTGGCCAAATCTGATATATATATTTTCTGAAAAAGGCAGGATATTTCACGTAAGCACCAGATTTAGCGCTAAGGCGCTCAACAGGTACAAAGGGTTTAACTTCTTTTTTAACAATGTATTTGAAAGAATTTCAGCATTCTTTGCTAAGACAGGCGATGACAGAGATAATCTGATTAAGTATGGCATAAATAAAGATTTGATCTTTACGGTAGGAGACATAAAGGCGGTTCAGAATTATGGAAGCCCTCCTTCGAAAGAAAATGTATTTGACCTGGTAGCAGGTAGCACTCATTCAGGCGAAGAGTCAGTTTTGATCGATCTATATCTGAGATTTAACAAGGGCATATCTATTGCTATAGCTCCCAGACATCTCTCTCGGATAAATGAGATAATAGATGAGATGAAAAGGAAGGGCGTCGAATATCTTCTGTGGTCAGAAAATAAAGAGTCTATAAAAGTAAACAAGGATCTAAAATCAATAGTTCTGATAGACACCATGGGCGAGCTTTCTGATATATATGCTCTTGGAAAGATTGGATTCGTGGGTGGAACGCTTGAAAAAATTGGGGGGCATAACCTGTTTGAGCCTGCAATATCATCAAGGCCTGTGCTTTTTGGCAGATATTATCAAAGACAGTCTTTTATGGCAGAATCTCTCTTAAGATTGGATAAAGATAATCCGAATAATTCACATAAGGGAGCTTTTGTGGTAGAAAGCGTTGACCAATTTTATGATCTGGTCAAATATCTGATTCAAGATGACAATTGGCTTGAAGAGGGCAGGGCGGCCAGGAGAAAATTCCAGTATGCCTCTAACTCACTCGACAGAACATATAGCTTATTGAAGGACAAGTTTAATGTCTTTGTATGA
- a CDS encoding S41 family peptidase, whose amino-acid sequence MGKRIKYGFVILLISVIAFSAGFTLKSNMASGSTNWGMLQFVYNLVENYYVAPSTLDPTKLVQGAIRGMVQAVGDPYTRYVDPESFAQMKDQLEGSFSGIGIEMGVKDKKIVVIAPIEGTPAYKAGILANDSIVSVDGKPVDGLDINQVVKMIRGPVGSQVKIGVERNGELKVFDITRETIEINSVSFRPLTYQIGYLRISTFNDKTYDEFKSYLPQIDKMKALVLDLRNDPGGTVKTCLDVAGYFVGDNPVVITVDRNGKETKVYSPYKNSKLGIPVVVLVNGGSASAAEILSGAMKDYGYTLIGQKTFGKGLIQSVIPLYDNSALVITTEKYLTPMGHDINKIGIEPNIVIPDPTDWQAMGKNPEKDPQLNEALKILQEKDGIY is encoded by the coding sequence ATGGGCAAAAGGATCAAGTACGGCTTTGTTATACTTTTGATATCGGTAATAGCATTCTCGGCAGGTTTTACTCTGAAGAGTAATATGGCTTCAGGCAGCACCAATTGGGGAATGCTGCAGTTCGTCTACAATCTGGTTGAGAATTATTATGTGGCGCCGTCCACTCTGGATCCTACCAAGCTCGTTCAAGGCGCTATAAGAGGTATGGTTCAGGCAGTAGGCGATCCATATACAAGATACGTAGATCCAGAATCTTTTGCTCAGATGAAAGATCAGCTTGAAGGCTCATTTAGCGGTATTGGAATTGAGATGGGCGTTAAAGACAAGAAGATAGTGGTGATAGCTCCTATTGAAGGAACTCCTGCTTATAAAGCTGGCATATTAGCAAACGACAGTATAGTGTCTGTAGACGGCAAACCTGTGGATGGTCTGGACATAAATCAGGTAGTAAAGATGATTCGTGGTCCTGTGGGCTCTCAGGTGAAGATAGGCGTAGAGAGAAATGGAGAGCTAAAAGTATTCGACATCACTAGAGAAACTATAGAAATAAACAGCGTTTCCTTTAGGCCTCTTACTTATCAGATAGGATACCTGAGGATAAGCACGTTTAACGATAAGACCTATGATGAATTTAAGTCATATTTGCCACAAATAGACAAGATGAAGGCTCTGGTTCTGGATCTTAGAAACGATCCAGGCGGCACGGTGAAGACCTGTCTGGATGTAGCAGGATATTTTGTCGGTGACAACCCTGTGGTAATTACTGTGGACAGAAATGGAAAAGAGACAAAGGTTTATTCGCCTTATAAGAATTCGAAATTGGGCATTCCTGTAGTGGTGCTGGTGAACGGTGGATCGGCTAGTGCAGCTGAGATTTTGTCTGGAGCAATGAAGGATTATGGATATACCCTGATAGGCCAGAAAACGTTTGGAAAGGGTTTGATTCAGTCTGTAATACCTCTGTACGACAACAGCGCTCTGGTCATAACTACTGAAAAATATCTAACTCCTATGGGACATGACATTAATAAGATTGGCATAGAGCCAAATATAGTAATTCCAGATCCAACTGATTGGCAAGCTATGGGCAAGAACCCTGAAAAAGATCCTCAGCTAAACGAGGCTCTTAAGATTCTTCAAGAAAAAGATGGTATTTATTAG
- a CDS encoding redoxin domain-containing protein, translating into MLSIGAQAKDFSLKDQNDSVVSLESLKGKNVLLSFHPLAFTPVCEEQMKSLEANFETFQSLNTVCLGISVDSVYCKKAWADIIGIKNTPLLADFWPHGGLAQLYDVFLGDFGFSGRVNILLDESHKVIFKKVYPIKEVPDINEVIEFLKTK; encoded by the coding sequence ATGTTATCGATAGGTGCACAGGCAAAAGATTTTTCTCTAAAGGATCAAAATGACAGCGTAGTATCCCTGGAATCCCTAAAAGGCAAAAACGTTCTCTTGTCATTTCACCCTCTTGCATTTACACCCGTATGCGAAGAGCAGATGAAATCGCTGGAGGCAAATTTTGAGACCTTTCAGTCTTTGAACACGGTTTGCCTGGGAATCAGTGTGGACTCTGTATACTGCAAAAAGGCATGGGCAGACATAATTGGCATAAAAAACACTCCATTATTGGCTGACTTTTGGCCACATGGCGGTTTGGCTCAGCTTTACGACGTATTTTTGGGCGATTTTGGATTTTCTGGCAGGGTAAACATACTGCTCGACGAATCCCACAAGGTAATATTTAAAAAGGTATACCCTATAAAAGAAGTGCCCGATATCAATGAAGTCATAGAGTTCCTAAAAACAAAATAA